Proteins from a single region of Corynebacterium pseudogenitalium:
- a CDS encoding multidrug effflux MFS transporter: protein MVCLQPNRFLQSHACSYPTDVQKLSGGLLLALALLTAAGPLGIDMYLPGMPELATQLSTSPSSAQLTISGFMLGMALGNLVFGAISDGTGRKPAILVSSVVALAASVACAVAPTISFLIAARFLQGLAGGCAVVVTRAVIPDIAHGREAARGLSGLMAISGFMPAIAPVLGGLIIPAFTWRGVFWTIAAVNLAQILIAWRFVPETLPPAKRTRGTLRTIFPRMVQCLRRPAFLGYMFAAGLGFGTLFSYISASPLVLQVQLGVTPTAFSLIFGGIALLIPLSNSINMRLVKTHQPRTLLVVALSVDILAGLILLAYSQLGPNLTMLPFIATLSAMAGFIMANASALAVEEIRDIGIGAGTGAMGFFQFIIGGLVPPLVALGSNPTASMANGILTCAGLALLGVLLGSAAPHSRPKNI from the coding sequence TTGGTATGTCTTCAGCCGAACAGATTTCTACAGTCGCACGCATGCAGCTATCCTACCGACGTGCAGAAACTTTCCGGTGGCCTCCTACTTGCGCTGGCCCTGCTCACCGCAGCGGGCCCGCTCGGCATCGACATGTACTTGCCCGGCATGCCCGAGCTCGCCACCCAATTATCGACGTCCCCCTCCTCCGCCCAACTGACCATCTCGGGGTTCATGCTCGGGATGGCACTCGGCAACCTGGTCTTCGGCGCCATCTCTGACGGTACGGGCCGCAAACCCGCCATCCTGGTCTCCTCGGTGGTGGCGCTCGCGGCATCGGTGGCGTGCGCCGTCGCCCCCACGATCTCCTTCCTGATCGCCGCCCGATTCCTGCAGGGCCTGGCAGGGGGCTGTGCCGTCGTCGTCACCCGGGCCGTCATCCCCGACATCGCCCACGGCCGCGAGGCCGCCCGCGGACTGTCTGGCCTCATGGCGATCTCCGGCTTCATGCCCGCCATCGCCCCCGTGCTCGGCGGCCTAATCATCCCCGCCTTCACCTGGCGAGGCGTCTTCTGGACCATCGCCGCCGTCAACCTCGCCCAGATCCTCATCGCCTGGCGCTTCGTCCCCGAAACCCTCCCACCCGCCAAGCGGACTCGCGGCACACTGCGCACCATCTTCCCTCGCATGGTCCAGTGCCTGCGGCGCCCCGCCTTCCTCGGCTACATGTTCGCCGCCGGCCTCGGCTTTGGCACCCTGTTCTCGTACATCTCGGCATCACCGCTGGTCCTGCAGGTGCAGCTCGGCGTTACACCGACTGCCTTCTCCCTCATCTTCGGCGGCATCGCCCTGCTCATCCCGCTGTCGAACTCCATCAACATGCGCCTGGTCAAGACCCACCAGCCACGCACCCTGCTCGTTGTGGCGTTATCTGTTGACATCCTCGCCGGGCTGATCCTGCTCGCTTACAGCCAGCTCGGTCCCAACCTCACGATGCTCCCCTTCATCGCCACGCTGTCCGCCATGGCCGGGTTCATCATGGCCAACGCCTCGGCGCTCGCCGTGGAGGAGATCCGGGACATCGGGATCGGCGCCGGCACCGGCGCGATGGGCTTCTTCCAATTCATCATCGGCGGCCTGGTCCCTCCCCTGGTGGCGCTCGGGTCCAACCCGACCGCATCGATGGCCAACGGCATCCTCACCTGCGCCGGCCTGGCCCTTCTGGGAGTGCTTTTGGGTAGCGCTGCACCACATTCCAGGCCTAAAAACATCTAG
- a CDS encoding plasmid pRiA4b ORF-3 family protein: MNISLLITVENSRPEISRCINVDHSMYLGELALIIDATLGFSSAATHMFSGNINGEQRVYTAQPAAGEYDENDLTVQDMPETMSYIYDAGANWNINVQVLGPSTIAGPTPVLISALGPDVIEHLKGPAMMSELYDEAVRLAAGQPADMHITPTLFSAMPVMSPGHMVDRLTKADPVSISNRMYYSVETMVARNMMNPEAAAEEDEDVREALREYLANREDLKDIMAIDPNPESNPAVMAAIGEFLEDYYGPNPTFDSPVYTGITEALYNLMDGLLPDDPIWRRHLHNFFVESGFMRAEQTGRYTITNEGVELLSGGDNPFDFAENIARGFYATFGRENWNQLMFNLISDSPHLPDSTIYKEGTALLEAFGFGEDTDDGFALNGDGYDMLKCIAIDFSS; the protein is encoded by the coding sequence ATGAACATCTCTCTATTAATCACCGTAGAAAACTCCCGACCCGAGATTTCACGATGCATTAATGTTGATCACTCGATGTACCTGGGGGAACTCGCACTCATTATCGACGCCACCCTCGGCTTCTCGAGCGCAGCAACACACATGTTTTCGGGGAACATCAACGGCGAACAACGCGTCTACACCGCCCAACCAGCCGCCGGCGAATACGACGAAAACGACCTCACCGTCCAAGACATGCCCGAAACCATGAGTTACATCTACGACGCCGGCGCCAACTGGAACATCAACGTCCAAGTACTCGGGCCATCCACCATCGCAGGCCCGACCCCCGTCCTCATCTCCGCACTCGGCCCCGACGTCATCGAGCACCTCAAAGGCCCCGCCATGATGAGCGAGCTCTATGACGAAGCCGTCCGCCTCGCAGCCGGCCAACCCGCCGACATGCACATCACGCCAACCCTGTTCTCCGCGATGCCCGTCATGTCGCCGGGCCACATGGTGGACAGGCTTACCAAGGCAGACCCGGTCAGTATCTCGAACCGCATGTACTACAGCGTCGAAACCATGGTCGCCCGCAACATGATGAACCCCGAGGCTGCCGCCGAAGAAGACGAAGACGTTCGCGAAGCGCTCCGCGAATACCTGGCCAACCGCGAAGACCTCAAAGACATCATGGCCATCGACCCCAACCCCGAAAGCAACCCCGCCGTCATGGCCGCCATCGGCGAATTCCTCGAGGACTACTACGGGCCCAACCCAACCTTCGACTCCCCCGTCTACACCGGCATCACCGAAGCCCTCTACAACCTCATGGACGGACTCCTCCCCGACGACCCCATCTGGCGCAGGCACCTCCACAACTTCTTCGTCGAATCCGGCTTCATGCGCGCCGAACAAACCGGGCGCTACACCATCACCAACGAGGGCGTCGAGCTGCTCAGCGGCGGCGACAACCCATTCGACTTCGCCGAAAACATCGCCCGCGGATTCTACGCGACCTTCGGCCGCGAAAACTGGAACCAACTCATGTTCAACCTCATCTCCGACTCCCCCCACCTTCCCGACTCAACCATCTACAAAGAAGGCACCGCGTTGCTCGAGGCCTTCGGGTTCGGCGAGGACACCGACGACGGGTTCGCCCTCAACGGGGACGGCTACGACATGCTGAAATGCATCGCGATCGACTTTTCTTCCTAG
- a CDS encoding ABC-F family ATP-binding cassette domain-containing protein produces MPITLNNVSLEWPNGTSCFSDLNAIFSSHLTGLIGDNGSGKTTLIRIILGELQPSTGSVERPSKIAYLPQDLGLQPGTTVSDIFGVTEIIEAINAVEGGQFNPELFELIGDRWDAAEETQAVLSAHGLELNLDRSLSTMSGGEAVRVALVALMADNPDFIVMDEPTNNLDAEAKAQLIRSLSKSTVPAIVVSHDRDLLDSVDEIAELHDGKLRLFLGNYSAYRETLANEQDAAMREVRDKKAIHSRQVREREAMQTRIARDARRGKKFAAHKRKPGMAMGLDKDRSEKTAARRGAAHAESVESSLAAYRHAQDKVRDDQHVFIELPGTALPNGTRVMEIPGLTVVGPERVRITGPNGSGKTTLLNSVADGSAGYVIRNVGYLRQRIVLDPNQTVLELVSEANASADPQYIRDQLAQLLFQNETVHAPIGTLSGGERFRVEFARVLLSSPAPQLLLLDEPTNNIDISTVNWLVSALESYAGAVLLVSHDEDFCERMNLDREVSIDDLT; encoded by the coding sequence ATGCCTATTACCCTGAATAACGTCTCCCTCGAGTGGCCTAACGGAACCTCGTGCTTCTCGGACTTAAATGCCATATTCTCAAGTCACCTCACCGGCCTGATCGGTGATAACGGTTCCGGAAAAACGACTCTGATCAGGATCATTCTCGGCGAGCTACAACCGAGCACTGGTTCGGTCGAACGCCCGTCGAAAATCGCTTACCTACCTCAGGATCTTGGACTGCAACCGGGCACTACGGTTTCAGACATTTTTGGGGTCACCGAAATCATCGAGGCAATCAACGCCGTCGAAGGTGGCCAGTTCAATCCCGAATTGTTCGAGCTCATTGGCGACCGGTGGGATGCTGCTGAAGAGACTCAGGCTGTGTTGTCAGCTCATGGACTCGAGCTCAACTTGGACAGGTCACTGTCTACTATGTCCGGTGGAGAGGCTGTTCGTGTTGCACTAGTTGCGCTCATGGCTGACAACCCCGATTTCATCGTGATGGACGAGCCCACGAACAACCTCGATGCGGAAGCGAAAGCCCAGCTGATCCGATCTCTTTCCAAATCCACTGTTCCTGCGATTGTGGTGAGCCATGATCGCGACTTATTGGATTCCGTGGACGAAATTGCAGAACTTCACGACGGGAAGCTACGTCTTTTCCTCGGCAACTACTCTGCCTACCGCGAAACTCTGGCCAACGAACAGGACGCAGCGATGCGGGAGGTGCGGGACAAGAAGGCAATTCACAGTAGGCAGGTTCGGGAGCGTGAGGCGATGCAAACTCGCATTGCTCGGGACGCTCGTCGCGGAAAGAAGTTCGCGGCTCACAAACGCAAACCTGGCATGGCGATGGGGCTGGACAAGGATCGCTCTGAGAAGACTGCTGCTCGGCGTGGTGCGGCTCATGCCGAGTCTGTGGAGTCGTCTCTCGCTGCGTATCGTCACGCGCAAGACAAGGTTCGCGACGATCAACATGTGTTCATTGAGCTTCCCGGTACGGCGCTTCCGAACGGAACCCGTGTTATGGAAATCCCAGGGCTCACTGTTGTGGGCCCCGAGCGTGTCCGGATCACTGGGCCGAACGGCAGCGGAAAGACGACCCTGCTCAACTCTGTTGCAGACGGTAGCGCGGGGTATGTGATTAGGAATGTGGGGTACCTCCGGCAACGCATTGTTCTTGACCCTAATCAGACAGTCTTGGAGTTGGTCTCGGAGGCCAACGCGTCTGCTGACCCGCAGTATATTAGGGACCAACTCGCGCAACTGTTGTTTCAGAATGAGACTGTGCACGCGCCTATTGGAACGCTTTCGGGTGGTGAGCGTTTCCGCGTTGAGTTTGCCCGTGTTCTTCTTTCGTCGCCTGCTCCGCAGCTATTGCTTCTCGACGAGCCCACCAACAACATCGATATCTCAACCGTGAACTGGCTTGTCTCCGCTCTTGAGAGTTATGCAGGTGCGGTTCTTCTCGTCAGTCACGACGAAGACTTCTGTGAGCGTATGAACCTTGACAGGGAAGTTTCCATCGATGATCTGACCTGA
- a CDS encoding DUF202 domain-containing protein, translating into MTIPVPDPGLQPERTALSWTRTALAMLVCSMVLLRWSHAYPVPVFGAIGLLLTLAVVLISRYRRLYRTEAHNLAQERSQPNTISVFATAVALVALGGLGLWLVLVQ; encoded by the coding sequence GTGACCATCCCCGTCCCAGACCCCGGCCTCCAGCCCGAGCGCACCGCCCTGAGCTGGACCCGCACCGCCCTAGCCATGCTCGTGTGCTCGATGGTGCTCCTGCGCTGGTCCCACGCCTACCCGGTGCCCGTCTTCGGCGCCATCGGGCTCCTGCTCACCCTGGCAGTGGTGCTCATCTCCAGATATCGACGCCTCTACCGCACCGAAGCCCACAACCTCGCCCAGGAGCGCTCCCAACCAAACACGATCTCCGTCTTCGCCACCGCCGTTGCCCTGGTGGCCTTGGGCGGGTTGGGCCTGTGGCTGGTCCTTGTGCAGTAG
- a CDS encoding VanZ family protein, with translation MALTAAAVLFFTIGKAYVGLPGVWEASSHEVRHLRLIPFGSFIYYRVWWGPWLNLIGNIVLFLPVGYLAGLRLGSVWKAALVSMVASLSIEAAQYALAAGYSDIDDLIINTAGGTLGATLAHMPSFTRTIFPDGNEPDARFTLANERTFLAWTRTALAFLAGGIALGAFDVTGIPPGTQTFAAATVIVIGMAIAAGAAIRWVRVERALRHGRPLPAPAIAPLLGVGILVASIVVLVGLLS, from the coding sequence GTGGCACTGACCGCCGCGGCCGTGCTCTTTTTTACCATCGGCAAGGCGTACGTTGGCCTGCCCGGGGTGTGGGAAGCATCCTCGCACGAGGTCCGCCACCTGCGCCTCATCCCCTTCGGCTCCTTCATCTACTACCGAGTCTGGTGGGGGCCGTGGCTCAACCTCATTGGCAACATCGTCCTCTTCCTCCCGGTCGGCTACCTGGCTGGCCTTCGGCTCGGCTCCGTCTGGAAGGCCGCCCTGGTGTCGATGGTGGCGTCACTAAGCATTGAAGCAGCCCAGTACGCGCTCGCCGCCGGCTACTCAGATATCGACGACCTCATCATCAACACCGCCGGCGGCACCCTGGGCGCTACACTTGCCCACATGCCCAGCTTCACCCGCACCATCTTCCCCGACGGCAACGAGCCCGACGCCCGCTTCACCCTCGCCAACGAGCGCACCTTCCTCGCCTGGACCCGCACCGCGCTCGCCTTCCTCGCCGGTGGCATCGCGCTGGGCGCCTTCGACGTCACCGGCATCCCACCCGGCACCCAAACCTTTGCCGCCGCCACCGTGATCGTGATCGGCATGGCTATCGCTGCCGGCGCCGCCATCCGCTGGGTCCGCGTCGAACGAGCGCTGCGCCACGGCCGCCCCCTGCCTGCCCCCGCGATCGCGCCGCTGCTCGGCGTCGGTATCCTGGTCGCCTCCATCGTGGTGTTAGTGGGGCTCCTCTCGTGA